The segment AACAACCAGAGGAAGTCCTTCCCAAAACGTTGACTGGAATTCGCTCAGTTaagtatttcatttcaaagtaaaactTGCAAACCTACCAAATTCCAAAGGTTAGGAACCAAAATGAGGGCAATTCCTGCCGCGAGGTTGGCGGAACCGACGCCCATGTTGCGCACCACGGTAGGAAACAGCTCTGCAGTGAAAACGGGCAGGATGACCTGAAACAGGCGTTCAACATGAACGAAAACTGGTTATATTCTTcgatattttactatttactAGCTGTGTGagcaagtttgaaattttaaatttcaatcaatgtGAAGATGAAGCTTATTAGCTGCAATCTAAAAATCACGAGTAAGTAACTCTACcaaatcattattttctcGGTTTatggttattattttaatcaactttctgaaacaaataaaatacattaacgttttgatggaattttccagcattgaaatatttccgttttaaaattgtacacGAGATTCTCTTTTCTGTTATACTAAAATCTGAATCAATTTAGTCCTCAATTAAACTGAGTATATCCTCTATTCACCCACCTTTCGAAATGTTAAAATCTTTTGATGGTTTTCTGTCAATCCAGaatattgattgaaatttgaaaaatgattaaaataattatgtttctttggttttaaattgtgattCTTAAATGATATTCTTGTCTCTCAGCATGATTAAACACAGTTCTCTATGCAGTCATACGCCGGTCTCTCCTCAACACTTAAGCCTATTTTCTTTACGTCAGATTAAACgaagaaaaaaagtaattcaCGTACGAAGCAAACGTTTTGAACCTTCTCATACAATAGTGCTCAAATTacgataaaatttgcaattttattggaGGAAAAGTTATGTCGACTCtctccaaataatatttccagtTAAAtgtagataaaatattttgtctcttCTTACCCAGGGAAAGGAAAAAGCGAATCGGCCCATCATGACTAGGCCAACTGAGAGTTTCGTTCCATATGCATGCGAATCGGGTACCAGGGCGGCGAGGATGCAGAAGAGGCCTCCCGCGACCATGGTGCCGAAGAGAGGAACGCGGCGTCCGTGCCTCAGCAACAGTGGTGTGCTCAGCGCGATGGCGGGCAGCTCGACCAAACctttaaaacaacaaatcaTTAGacaaaaaacaacaattttttgttggctattttatttcttcatacATAATTGTACATACTTATATAAAGAATACTTGCATGTCTTTATaagaaaatggatttaaaattttgacattttgcattgtaaaCCGACAtgagatttattaatttcaagcatTGGCCAAacctgaaatttcaattgaggCTATTTTTGGAGCCAGACTATATGAAGGGTCatgaaaaaaggcaaaaatattgatgcctttgatgttttaaaaggtatattttttggcatgtagaatcaggaaaattatgaaaaaagtatataaataattatagtaTCTTCCACTTTTCTAATTAATCAGGGTTTACCAATattgcaacaattaaaaattaaccagttTTATGTTTCatgcaaaatttcttaatatgCTGTTTTacttagtttaaaaattgaacattattttgtgGAACAACAAGCGgcaccaaaaatttaaactctgtgaatttaatcataatttccttacttaaaaattacttcacGTGTGACGCAAAAACGCGCTAATTTTGCAAACTACAAAAGACTAGCTCTCTAAGGAAATGTGGTCTCTGTAAAAATATAGAGAGTTTCtgcaaaccctttttaatttaattccaaaaaatcaGTAACGTGCTTATACCTGAGATGACAGTGTTGAGGTGGATGCTGCCCTCAATGTTGCCGAGGTTGAGCACGATGCCGAAGTAGGCGAGGTAGAGCGAGAACCACTGCGCGTAGACGAGCAGCGAGATGCGTCGCATGTGTGGTGTGCGTACAAGCGACATCATGCCGACGGTCTCTTTATCGGCGTTGTCGTTGGCGGCGTCAACGACTGGTTGGACGGGAAGGGCGGACTCAAGCTGCTCAGCGTAGAAGGGGCGGCGGTtggtggcggcggccgagCGCAGCGTGCGCGCCAGTCGCTTGCGTTTGCCGACGGCGAGCAGCCAGCGCGGCGACTCGGGCAGCACGGCCACCACGCCGAAGAGCAGCAGCGCCGGCAGCGACGCCGCCAGCTGCAGGTGGCGCCACGCGGGCAGCAGGTAGGCGATCAGCGCCACCGTCAGGTAGCCCAGTGGCACAGGGTAATGGAAGGAGACGCCGGCCACGGTGCGCCAACGCGCGCCCCCGACCACCTCCATGCACAGCACGAACGCGCTGAACACGACGCTCACGCACGACCAGCCCAGCACGAAACGCAACGCCATGAACAGCCACAGCCATGGCGTGAACGCGATCGCCGTTCCGCAAACAATCTGAGCAGAGTGgagagaaatatatattattcgcATTGTCTGAGagccaaaaaaaattttcagcatgaAGAATTAGTTATTTATCTAATGAAAAACATGACATTATATTAGAAACAATCAGAGCTTCtcgtttttttacatttttaatatagagaaattatatataaaacagGAGAGCTTTCACAGTTATGATGACAGATTTTTAGCGTCAGGGGAActtctctaaaataaaatataatttagaggACACTGGCAAGATCTTAAATTCTGAAAGTTGTGGTTATGGCCTAATTTCTCACCGTAGTGGTTTTGATTCTTCTAGGTACATTCAATAATgtgatttacaaaaaaattattactgtaGATTTGCAGTTTTGTGccactgcaaaaaatatctgaatCTCTTTGTGGGGTAAAGGTTTCAATTGAGAgtctgtaaaaattatttactaaaatgcATCACCTAAGGAAATAATTAGATGTATTGGTCTTGAAAATGTTTCTcttagtaaaatttatattttatagctTATTTACTAATGGTAAggtttattttatctcaattCCACAAAATTCCTAAAGACCATGTACTGTTTATTTGTCATGCCAGGAAAAGAACTTCAATAAGAAGGAAGTTTAGTAACCAAACTTTTCAAGCCTTTcgaaaaatctcaatttaaaaaaagtagtAACCTAGAATCTTCAATTGTAAGAATTATCAAAACCTATATATATTAGATCAATGCTAATTGCCAGTGAGACTAAGCATATCGAAACAAAACTAGGCCCAGCACGCgcttaaaactaattattatATCCGCGCGGATGGCTTGCATTTTATGGAGCGGTGTTTCCATAGCAGGCGCTTTGAAAACAATACATATAATCCCGTTCACAAGTTGCCCAACGCTTTATGAATGGCTGTGAAAGT is part of the Cloeon dipterum chromosome 1, ieCloDipt1.1, whole genome shotgun sequence genome and harbors:
- the LOC135934098 gene encoding organic cation transporter protein-like; this encodes MTPRATEPRVVPRNGVPAPNEPQPVEPDVVGDTAGDCGPWQWRITAALSLFYLPSTWHMTAITFQTVTPSFSCQGYQEPTGCDQFNATNTCEKWDFNVTTTGDTIVSEWGLVCERESLINVSMMSFLLGVTVGGLVSGILSDHFGRRKTLSIFLAVQIVCGTAIAFTPWLWLFMALRFVLGWSCVSVVFSAFVLCMEVVGGARWRTVAGVSFHYPVPLGYLTVALIAYLLPAWRHLQLAASLPALLLFGVVAVLPESPRWLLAVGKRKRLARTLRSAAATNRRPFYAEQLESALPVQPVVDAANDNADKETVGMMSLVRTPHMRRISLLVYAQWFSLYLAYFGIVLNLGNIEGSIHLNTVISGLVELPAIALSTPLLLRHGRRVPLFGTMVAGGLFCILAALVPDSHAYGTKLSVGLVMMGRFAFSFPWVILPVFTAELFPTVVRNMGVGSANLAAGIALILVPNLWNLSTFWEGLPLVVLGLLSILGGASVMLLPETTKKPLPNTIEELEQMYN